The sequence AGCGCCGGAAGACCTGGCGGAAGTCACGGCCGGCGAAGACATAGAGGATGGGGTTCAGGGCACTGTTGAAGGAGGCTAGGCCCACGGACAAGTTATCCCAGATCATGGCCACTTGAAGATTGAAGAAAGCCTGGGCTAGGCCGCAGATGTGGTACGGGAGCCAGCAGGTGAAAAAGGCGGCAACTACAAATGCAATGAGGCGGATAGGCTTCGTGATCTTGCTGGACTTGGCGAACTTGCCCCTCTGCAGCTTCTGGCCGATCAGGAGGTAGCAGGATGCCATGatgaggaaggggaagatgaaggcaaagagGGCCCGTGTCACCTCCACCACCTCCCTGGTCCGGTCTCCAAAATATGTCCCGGTGTAGTTAATGGTGCAGAAAATTAACCGAACTCAGAATCTATGTTCATCTGCCGTGTCAGCAGAGTGGGCAGGCACATGAGGAAGGCGAGGCCCCAGGCCCCAAGGCAGGCCGCACGCACCCAAGGCAGGGACcggtgagtctgggaccagatgGGCCTAGTGACGGCCAGGCAACGGTCGATGCTGATCATGGTCAATAGGAAGACACTGGCATACATGTTGAGGACGATGGCCGAGGGAAGGAGCTTACAGAGGACGTTGTCTCTCGGCCAGGTGTTTTCCAGCGCAATGTTAGCCAtctggaaggggagggtgaggcaGTAGGTCAGGTCTGCcacagccaggttcaggaaccacaCCGTGTTGACACTCCGTTTCATCTTGAAGCCTGTCACCCAGATGACAGCACCATTGCCAGGGACCCCCAACAGGAAAGTGAGGGCATAGACAATGATGGGCAAAATGGAAGATGCTGGCAGTTGGGTCCTGTTATCCATAATTAAGATCTCATCGGTGTAGTTTTCAAAGAAAGTAGTATTGAAAAAGTAATCATCTTCAGAATAGTCCATGCTGAGCCTGGAAGAGAAGATATtgtggaggtgagagagggtgggaatggagggaggggacaagaagagggaaggagagagatggATGAGGGAAAGAGGaggcagggagagatagggagggaaaagagggaaGATGGGGTCAAAAGGAGAGGTGCATGGGAGGGCAGAGGTAGGTGAAGATAATGAAGATAATGACGAAAGGGGAGTGAagggagaaaggggggaggggaatgaacaacAGAGGAGGAACTGAAACGGGTGGATGAGGAGGTGCGAaaggaggaagaggggaagggaagagagatGGATGGGTAagaggagggtggtgggtgtggaaAGGTAGAAGGAGGGGCAGAGGAGACGGGGAAGGGAGGGCAGGTAAAGATTAGTTGGATAAGATGACGGGGATGAGGAATGAGGacaggtgagggaagggaagggagagaaaggggagagggagggagtagacaaggtgaagggaggggagaggtgaggggatgtggggagggagggggaaggggaagagggaagagggaagcaGAGGGGAAACAGGAAGGAGAGCAGGATGAGGAAAGtggatggtgaaggagagggggaggaggaggaagaaagaggggagaaggggaagggaagaggaggaagagcaagaggagaaaggggagggtatGGGGAGGACATGAGAGGAAGGGTtggaggagaaagaggaggggaggaggacgaaggatgaggagggaagagaagagaaaggcgatggggaggaggaaggaagaggagggaaggggagggggatgaaagggaagaagaggggaggaggataggaggggaaaaggagggaagtggaggggaggaggtgggaaggggtggaggagggaagaaggggaggaggaggagggaaggggagcaagaaagagggtgagggagaggagggaagaggaAGATGAAGGGGAGGACAATGGAGTacaaggaagtggagggtgtacagggaggaggagggtggaagggaggaggtgaaggaagAAAGAGGGGAGGAAAAGGAGGGAAAGAAAAGGAAGGGCTGGAAAGGGAAGGGTTAAAAGGGAagggaagaagaggaggagggaaagggTATGTGAacaggagggaagaggagggtgaacaGAACTAGAAGTtgtagggaagggaaggaggggatgaAGAAGGAGGGAGCGGGAGAGCAGGGGGGGAGGAAGAGCAGTGAAGGGAGGAGGagtaaaggggagggggagagaatgggaggggaga is a genomic window of Mobula hypostoma chromosome 28, sMobHyp1.1, whole genome shotgun sequence containing:
- the LOC134338853 gene encoding LOW QUALITY PROTEIN: C3a anaphylatoxin chemotactic receptor-like (The sequence of the model RefSeq protein was modified relative to this genomic sequence to represent the inferred CDS: inserted 1 base in 1 codon), producing MDYSEDDYFFNTTFFENYTDEILIMDNRTQLPASSILPIIVYALTFLLGVPGNGAVIWVTGFKMKRSVNTVWFLNLAVADLTYCLTLPFQMANIALENTWPRDNVLCKLLPSAIVLNMYASVFLLTMISIDRCLAVTRPIWSQTHRSLPWVRAACLGAWGLAFLMCLPTLLTRQMNIDSEFGXIFCTINYTGTYFGDRTREVVEVTRALFAFIFPFLIMASCYLLIGQKLQRGKFAKSSKITKPIRLIAFVVAAFFTCWLPYHICGLAQAFFNLQVAMIWDNLSVGLASFNSALNPILYVFAGRDFRQVFRRSLCSSLRLAFAEEQRESACSTHIKTISSTDASV